The genomic window AAAAAATATCATGtaaaagttgtaattttaatGTCTATGCTTAACGATCACTGTTTCATGGTCCTCTCTATATCACTAATGCTGAGCTGAATGCCATATGTGATCTACATCATCTAGCAGGCATGAGCGAGTTCCTGTCATGGTCTCGTCTTGTAACtacatttctaaaataaattTTGATCAAACTGCTGAGGGAACAGATGACAGGGTATCCGGAGAGAGATCTGATGTTTCGGGTTACTTTTGGTGGGGGCTGTGACGTTCATGAagttttatttccttttccagGCATTCTTTTTTCACCTTGTGACCATCAGTTCTCCAGAGCGTTTCACCCAGTGTACGACACATGGCAGCTTCACGTTCCACTGGCAGGAAACACTGTACAACATGCTTACCTTCAGCTTCCTTTTCCTGCTGCCTCTCATCATCATGATTACCTGTTACACTAGAATCCTGCTGGAGATCTCCAAGAGAATGGCCAAGGACAACAGTGAGGGATTTTAATATGGACTTTAATAAAGTCCCTGACTAtaggagaacaaaacaaaggatAGTGGTAGTATGGTGTAGGGTATTGGATTGTTCATAGGAGTCCTATGGATAATGGATGTTTAGTTGAATTTGAATTAATTCGAGCCAGCATGCCAAATGCTCTAATTTCCATTTCCATCTGCATAAtgagaagttcttttcctttaatgaaTATCCTTTTATCCCTAACCCATACTGAGACTGTCTCTTGCCAACATTCTGTTCTAAATGAACAGTGATCTGAGATAGCAGGTTGTATAAAGTCAGTCTGATTGTCATATCATCACATGTGTTTGACAAAGACACTAGGCCATATTCACCTTTAGTGTCACTGGAGAATTTTAATCTTAGGGAACTAAACCTCTAAATTTTTGTCTCAATTTTTTCAggattttttcatttaaactttgCAGTGACAGCAACaaattgctctctctgtctctctttctctccatctcacacacaaacacacacacacacacacacactattcaatATTTAATCACAAGTCAATAAAAACATCAAGTTGCACTCTTGGCACTCATAATGTGATCACTCATTTATCAGTTTAATGATATATAATTCGATGTGTTTTCCAGTGATCTCCAGTGAAGTGCGTCTGCGCAGATCCAAGAACAACATCCCAAAAGCACGTATGCGCACACTGAAGATGAGCGTTGTCATTGTGATTTCATTTGTGGTGTGCTGGACTCCGTACTACCTTCTTGGTCTGTGGTACTGGTTTTGTCCCACAGGACTGGAGGAAGCtgtctcccattctctctctcacattctcttcaTCTTTGGCCTGTTCAATGCCTGCCTGGACCCAATAATCTATGGTCTGTTCACGCTACCGCTTCATCGAAGCCTGAGGGGTCGTTATCGTGGTAACACTTCAGTGCAGCTGGAACTGGAGACCACCAACACTATGATGGTGGATTCTTTCAGatgttctgtttcctctgtcaCCTGGAAGAGATCAATGGCTCTGACAACCCATAGCGGGCAGACCGAAAGGATCACAAAGTTTCCTAATGAGGATAGTAAAGATGAGGCAGACTGTGAGCGTGGTGTTGTTTGTCCTTGCCCTTACAGCAGTGACAAACTGATTGATTGAAACAAACAGGCAGATAAGCTACACATACTGAAAGAGACTCGAATTTAACACCTTAATCTTGTATAGTTTTGTGATATTGTGATGAAAGAATAATGTCCTGTTTCATTGATGAAATGCTAGAATCAGATAAGAAAAATGCTCATTGTTCAACACAGTTTACAGATGGTAGCTGAAGCTTTTATgaatgttttactgtgtgaagTCTATTTACTGgattaacaaagaaaaaagataatgaCATTATTCTCAATACAGACACATGTATTCATATACATACTTAGGTTGTTACATTTCCATAGGGGGGGATAAAGGATGACGCTAGGGATGATTTGTTGCACATAACTAAAATGTTTTGGTTGATGGTCTCTGTATTGGTCTAGTTGATTGGATGTCAGGGCCTTGAGGGGATGGGAAGACATTATTAAATTCATAAAACACATTGTGGAATGgctctgagtcagagtggatGGCATTAGGCTTTACGGAAGCATGTTTTCAGACATCACAAAATCTTGTTAAAGCTTCTGAGCTGCCCCAGGCAGAACACTTAATAAGTATAGAGGCTGATAAATGCACAACTGAGCAGATAACAACAAGACATGAATGACTATGTGTATAAACAGCAGAGCAGGCTAATGCTCATATACTGTCACATTTGATAAGAATAAAAACATAGTATGGAAAGTTCTGTTAATACAGTAATATatcacaaaaaatgttttcaacgACAACGACAAAATGTTCCTTATCAGGTCCAGGCTCATACtaaaatatctgtgtttgtggttacgtgttagtgtgagagaacattttgagataaacaaaataaataatgctGAATACCGTATTTTCTGCTCTCACTTCAGGTTGTCATACTTGGATTtgagagagattaaaataaCACTCATTACAAGCAGCAAAGCATTCAGAGGGAGAACATCTTCACATAGCAGtggcacagaaaaacactgcacTGAATGTGCCGTGCTTAAATGACATGGGGCTGTGCCTACAGCTAATAATGTGCAGATAACAGGCAGACATCTTAATAATGCGTGGGATTTATGAAAGTACACTGGCCCAGCAATGATGCTCTTAACTCAGAATAAGCAAAGTGATACCCTTATATGACACTGTGACCTCTATGGTATGGTCATCTTAACAAGCCATACATCACAGCACAAGTATGCATTCTGACAAGGGTATATTAGAGGCACTGCACTTCCGTCTTGCTTTCaagttcattttattcaaatacttACAACTGTGTTACTCTTACTGGATTGACACCCTCTGTAAAACCTGTAAGTGTTACCATTCATTATtcacaaacaataaatacagaAGGTGTTTTTTAAGACACACTACAGAGGAACTGTATTTTATGGAgggatgaaaacaaacactgcaggaAGCATTAGTATTTAGCATACGCTGTATCACAGGTCCAGGAAGCTGTAGTTGTTAGACTTGATATCCACATTGTTATGCTTTCTAGAATCAGAACTATATCTCTCCCAAAAGTGAAAATTATAAACCTCATCCTTAACAAAAtggttttccatttttcaaACATGCATAAACAGTAAATTAGATTATATTTGCATAAACATTGCTAACAAATCCATATATTGCACAAGtttaattaaacacacatattGTGAGCAGTTAGTTATTAGTTCGATATGATTTTGGTCCACACAAAAATATCTTCCATTATGAAATGCACCACTTTCTCTATAAAAGTTTCGTTTGTTTTGAGGGTGCAACAGCATGCTGCTGGAGCTGCTTCCATTGTACAGCCATCgccctgtttctcttttccagaGTGCTGAatctacatgcacacacacacacacacacacacacacaaacacacacacacacacacacacacacacacatacacacacacgcatatgcacacaaaagAGAATCTAGTAAGTATCAACATGTCACCCTTGTATAAAAAGCATCTATTCTGAAACCGTTTGTGCTCTGAGAACAATAAATATAGAgtacacaaaatgaaataaagtttaaaagttTCAAGAGAACATGTTCTTTGAACACAGACCTCTCCTGAAAGTAACGATTGCAGGTCTCCTCCAGATTTGATAGGATCATTTTTGGCTGTTTCTCCAGAGCTGTTTCTAGCATACCTCTATATGGGTCCAGCACAGTCATCTCTGGAAAGctgaacacaaaga from Chanos chanos chromosome 2, fChaCha1.1, whole genome shotgun sequence includes these protein-coding regions:
- the gnrhr2 gene encoding gonadotropin releasing hormone receptor 2; protein product: MFHQTLDFEQNFSCEAAFIYCNQNLSGNHLQLPSFTTAAKIRVTITLILCIISACSNLAVLWASNSNSKRKSHVRLLITNLAVADLLVTFIVMPLDAVWNVTVQWLAGDLTCRILMFLKLLAMYSCAFVTVVISLDRQSAILNPLAINKAKRRNKILLTIAWGMSIVLSIPQAFFFHLVTISSPERFTQCTTHGSFTFHWQETLYNMLTFSFLFLLPLIIMITCYTRILLEISKRMAKDNMISSEVRLRRSKNNIPKARMRTLKMSVVIVISFVVCWTPYYLLGLWYWFCPTGLEEAVSHSLSHILFIFGLFNACLDPIIYGLFTLPLHRSLRGRYRGNTSVQLELETTNTMMVDSFRCSVSSVTWKRSMALTTHSGQTERITKFPNEDSKDEADCERGVVCPCPYSSDKLID